From one Aquicella siphonis genomic stretch:
- a CDS encoding bifunctional enoyl-CoA hydratase/phosphate acetyltransferase: MEYLENRTFDEIQIGDTDSLTRTLTEKDIQVFAIMSGDINPAHVDIEYAQSDMFHKIIGHGMWGGALISTVLGTQLPGPGTIYVGQTIRFKRPVGIGDTLTVKVTATEKNPEKKRVTFACEVRNQDNDMVMEGQAEVVAPVKKIRRLKAVLPHIALRRPYSLFDPYLTEAKKIGPLRAGVIHPVHAKIIEAVHDAQRSGFIIPVLMGKKELILRAAQEAEIDVSDYEIIDVEHSHLAAVKAIALARSGEVGMLVRGGVTKEELLHAMQKPDKGLMTERHMSYVLVLDVPTYPKALILTDPMVNVDPGLEVKRGITQNAIDFAKALGVEQPKVAILAGMDNVSPAMRSTVDAAGLCKMAERGQIKGGILDGPLTFDNVISAEVAQSKGITSPVIGDADILVVPSVETGNILAEQLEYLAESRNAGLLLGSRVPVLMSRINDVYSSTVACALAILSVDHHKKEAVKLSKELS, from the coding sequence ATGGAATACCTTGAAAACCGCACCTTCGATGAAATCCAGATAGGCGATACCGACAGCCTGACGCGGACTCTTACTGAAAAAGACATACAGGTTTTCGCCATCATGTCGGGCGACATTAATCCTGCGCATGTCGATATTGAATATGCGCAAAGCGACATGTTTCATAAAATCATCGGTCACGGCATGTGGGGCGGCGCGCTGATTTCCACGGTGCTGGGAACTCAACTGCCCGGTCCCGGAACCATTTATGTGGGTCAAACAATCCGCTTCAAGAGGCCGGTGGGAATCGGCGATACCCTGACAGTGAAGGTCACGGCCACGGAAAAGAATCCGGAAAAAAAACGTGTAACATTTGCGTGTGAAGTGCGCAACCAGGATAATGACATGGTCATGGAAGGCCAGGCCGAAGTGGTCGCGCCCGTCAAAAAAATCCGCCGTTTGAAAGCCGTGCTGCCGCATATCGCATTGCGCCGGCCTTATTCTCTGTTTGATCCTTATCTGACAGAGGCAAAAAAGATTGGTCCCTTGCGCGCGGGTGTCATCCATCCCGTGCATGCCAAGATCATAGAAGCGGTGCATGACGCGCAGCGGTCAGGTTTTATCATTCCGGTCCTGATGGGAAAGAAGGAATTGATCCTGCGCGCGGCGCAGGAGGCTGAAATCGATGTCAGTGATTATGAAATCATTGACGTGGAACACAGTCATCTTGCCGCGGTAAAAGCCATCGCGCTTGCGCGCAGCGGCGAGGTGGGCATGCTGGTGCGCGGCGGCGTTACCAAGGAAGAATTGCTGCATGCCATGCAAAAGCCTGACAAAGGACTGATGACGGAGCGGCACATGAGTTATGTTCTGGTGCTGGATGTTCCGACGTATCCCAAGGCGCTGATCTTAACGGACCCCATGGTGAATGTGGATCCCGGTCTGGAAGTCAAACGCGGCATCACACAAAACGCCATTGATTTCGCCAAGGCGCTGGGAGTGGAACAACCCAAAGTTGCCATATTGGCGGGCATGGATAATGTAAGTCCGGCGATGCGTTCCACGGTGGATGCCGCGGGGCTTTGCAAAATGGCAGAGCGCGGACAAATCAAAGGCGGCATTCTGGATGGGCCGCTGACTTTTGATAACGTGATTTCAGCAGAAGTGGCCCAGTCCAAGGGCATCACTTCGCCAGTGATTGGCGATGCCGATATTCTGGTGGTGCCAAGCGTGGAGACGGGCAATATTCTGGCGGAACAGCTGGAATATCTCGCTGAATCCCGTAACGCGGGATTATTGCTGGGAAGCCGTGTTCCCGTTTTAATGAGCCGCATTAACGATGTTTATTCCAGCACTGTTGCATGCGCGCTGGCCATTTTAAGCGTGGATCATCATAAGAAGGAAGCGGTCAAATTGTCTAAGGAGTTGTCATGA
- a CDS encoding RasGEF domain-containing protein — MTSTQSQTTSGIQDIIQQLESFLASPPDQRQGDMNALISQFDQALSRPETKQLLGSNPQLREKVAEMQGRIIDVYATTLTHAAETAFNTLKIEDVKKPGDIEDLAKHIAVASSNLSEGIKWKILSIEDPEIRRQTIERYIFIAEEMTKSGNFFGAQAIYSGLHMDGVYQLFRTDEGLYGLSPEASKAMEKLRGLYKGDISTDEILEAETTKFQGHKIPNINILMRRIGVCMAGHSDAMLFAYLNTEEKIKLIKQIREPADSDVLEEAKKNLNDRDFASLKKDLAALQQKRASKSTKEGPDAEMQAIIESLKDLLSERGLTLEDVDKALATKKGKPLLILESSHSDYKKDEQEQIESILKGLLNDHPVVDLDATERKLSDHALSLKQQRNAQEQKNLKLVKEVYDQAYQPFGNAIDQAKVIPAVNPANFPELVENMKILNVKAELLALTKELESAITKSIDKENKDLYLEAIQNYLNGVGHIINQYPQGYPKELDTVKKAFEEIVIEIKNPEFKVTKSERIKLNSKASDPASQATQSLSRKLSDAAAKMLKASKSYTEAPREEAKQQLIAAAPAYAQLLEYQAELAERVKEIKDRNPGVKDDDLRGNDKIINRRYEALKEVTAKMLNMHLCGKTEDMMIYLHEQMTSSWLTTHHQAKINVREMKNQDTTVVALIKEVYGQLLTPDAELKVSPMEQARRDLTDKWIGLLEYRNSLQHDTSTIGIERQKFIFGVIGTLTLLSTTEEKYQYINRLLENKADNPILQKRHKDATSLVSSVKHEEIKLVRVLEAYRDSITQLNSLEMEQAKKMEQVQQSSAARVQSPSGATPTSTKKPQQQRKAPPPTPFEALAKYNQQPPESIIKALKNVENTLSAANIQFTADTGPRQLTRQDIQFLYNEFLDPVKKSSLDATQVKNGEAMLQAIAVNAAALEKQHRAGVSAKGKAQPEAVSGADSVSPVSTQPKSQYARWQDMQVQVNLALQKCEGLLQNDATNPELIQIHEHLLKRRGQLSTFPLTKENQNAIDSGKFDKIVELINADFKQNVEQRLDVISRQIEAKQASLAKPEPQPQIDPSWDNKGGTVIPPAIWEMMKSGDAKDLNEIDTYFMNNESMCKLIDSYDADGKTLFHHLAERAAAASKAGNRELADELNLLANNLIRRGADPLLSSNNAQKQTPFDIAKDCKEFKETLDEAIREKMNTSKDPEARKVYNDWRAELYGMNVKDRQFDTHQPSPITHPKPVTPVKPTSEAASKLDAGHQQDKRKVPHKGKVIRNPIKLVTSLFRSKKQDKLATDHSKDSESSYKNRH; from the coding sequence ATGACTTCTACACAATCCCAAACAACGTCTGGCATTCAAGATATCATTCAGCAGCTGGAATCCTTTCTCGCCTCTCCTCCTGACCAAAGACAAGGCGATATGAACGCTTTGATCAGTCAGTTTGATCAAGCCTTAAGCCGGCCAGAGACAAAACAATTGCTGGGGTCAAATCCGCAGCTTAGAGAAAAAGTCGCGGAAATGCAGGGCAGGATTATTGATGTATATGCCACCACATTAACACATGCTGCTGAAACAGCTTTCAATACTCTCAAAATTGAAGATGTCAAGAAACCGGGGGATATTGAAGATCTGGCAAAACATATCGCTGTTGCCTCCAGTAATCTTTCTGAAGGTATCAAATGGAAGATCCTGAGCATTGAAGATCCTGAAATTAGAAGACAGACGATTGAACGCTATATTTTTATTGCGGAGGAAATGACTAAATCAGGCAACTTCTTCGGCGCCCAGGCCATTTACTCCGGATTACATATGGATGGCGTTTATCAATTGTTCAGAACTGATGAGGGCTTATATGGTCTTTCACCAGAAGCATCAAAAGCAATGGAAAAACTGCGCGGATTATATAAAGGCGACATCTCAACAGATGAAATCCTGGAAGCAGAGACGACAAAATTTCAGGGCCATAAAATCCCGAATATTAACATATTAATGCGGCGTATCGGCGTCTGCATGGCCGGGCATAGTGATGCCATGCTATTCGCCTATTTAAATACAGAAGAGAAAATCAAACTAATAAAGCAAATACGCGAGCCCGCGGATAGTGATGTGCTAGAGGAAGCCAAGAAAAATCTAAATGACAGAGATTTTGCCTCTCTCAAAAAAGACTTGGCCGCCCTTCAACAGAAGCGCGCAAGCAAATCCACAAAAGAGGGTCCTGATGCGGAAATGCAGGCTATTATCGAAAGCCTAAAGGATTTGTTAAGTGAGCGCGGCTTGACCTTGGAAGATGTGGACAAGGCATTGGCAACTAAAAAGGGAAAACCGCTTTTGATTCTGGAAAGCTCACATTCTGACTACAAGAAGGATGAGCAAGAACAAATCGAAAGCATACTGAAAGGTCTTTTGAATGACCACCCTGTTGTTGATCTAGATGCAACTGAAAGAAAATTGAGTGACCACGCCTTATCCCTGAAACAACAGCGAAATGCTCAAGAGCAGAAAAATTTGAAATTGGTAAAAGAGGTATATGATCAAGCATATCAGCCATTCGGAAATGCAATAGACCAAGCCAAAGTCATACCGGCCGTAAATCCCGCCAATTTTCCCGAGCTGGTTGAAAACATGAAAATCCTGAATGTGAAAGCTGAACTTCTTGCTCTCACCAAAGAACTTGAGTCAGCTATAACGAAATCCATAGACAAGGAAAACAAGGATCTCTATCTAGAGGCAATTCAAAATTATCTTAATGGTGTTGGTCATATTATAAATCAATATCCGCAAGGTTATCCGAAAGAACTGGATACTGTCAAAAAGGCATTCGAAGAAATCGTCATAGAAATTAAAAATCCTGAATTTAAAGTGACCAAATCAGAGCGAATTAAATTGAACAGCAAAGCCTCTGATCCGGCTTCACAAGCGACGCAGAGTTTATCAAGAAAACTTTCTGATGCTGCAGCAAAGATGTTAAAAGCCTCTAAAAGCTATACTGAAGCCCCGCGCGAAGAGGCAAAACAACAGCTTATTGCCGCTGCTCCTGCTTATGCACAACTTCTTGAGTACCAGGCAGAACTGGCTGAACGCGTAAAAGAAATTAAAGATCGAAATCCTGGTGTCAAGGATGATGATCTTCGCGGAAACGATAAAATTATAAACCGTCGTTATGAGGCACTAAAAGAAGTCACCGCAAAAATGCTAAATATGCACCTTTGCGGCAAAACCGAAGACATGATGATTTATCTGCATGAACAGATGACCAGCTCCTGGCTGACCACGCACCATCAGGCAAAAATCAATGTGAGGGAAATGAAAAACCAGGATACAACAGTGGTTGCACTTATAAAGGAAGTATATGGTCAATTACTCACACCTGATGCAGAACTCAAAGTTTCGCCTATGGAACAAGCCCGCCGTGACCTGACTGACAAATGGATTGGCTTGCTTGAATACCGGAATTCTCTGCAACACGACACTTCCACTATTGGTATTGAACGTCAGAAATTCATTTTTGGCGTGATTGGAACACTCACCTTGCTGAGCACAACTGAGGAGAAATACCAATACATAAATCGCTTACTCGAAAACAAAGCTGATAATCCTATCCTGCAAAAGCGGCATAAAGATGCAACCTCGCTTGTCAGCTCGGTTAAACATGAGGAAATCAAACTGGTACGCGTGCTGGAAGCATACAGGGACAGCATCACCCAATTAAACAGTCTGGAAATGGAGCAGGCAAAAAAAATGGAACAGGTACAACAAAGCAGCGCTGCCCGCGTCCAATCCCCCAGCGGAGCAACTCCAACTTCTACGAAGAAGCCTCAACAACAGCGCAAAGCACCGCCGCCGACCCCGTTTGAGGCATTGGCGAAATACAATCAACAACCGCCAGAAAGCATTATCAAGGCCTTGAAAAATGTTGAAAATACCCTGTCAGCCGCCAACATCCAATTTACCGCTGATACAGGCCCCCGACAACTAACCCGGCAAGATATTCAATTTTTATATAATGAATTCCTTGACCCAGTGAAAAAATCATCCCTTGATGCCACGCAGGTTAAAAATGGCGAAGCCATGCTGCAAGCCATTGCTGTCAATGCCGCAGCACTGGAGAAGCAACATCGCGCAGGCGTGAGCGCAAAAGGGAAAGCACAGCCAGAAGCCGTGTCCGGCGCAGATTCCGTCAGCCCGGTTTCTACGCAACCAAAAAGCCAGTATGCGCGATGGCAGGATATGCAAGTACAAGTTAACCTTGCATTACAAAAATGTGAAGGATTACTACAAAATGATGCTACAAACCCCGAACTGATTCAAATCCATGAACATCTATTGAAACGCCGCGGTCAACTTTCCACATTCCCTCTCACTAAAGAGAACCAAAATGCAATTGACTCTGGCAAGTTTGACAAAATTGTTGAACTCATTAATGCTGATTTCAAACAAAATGTCGAACAACGACTTGATGTGATTTCCCGCCAGATAGAGGCAAAACAGGCTTCTCTTGCCAAACCCGAACCACAGCCGCAAATCGACCCGTCATGGGATAACAAGGGCGGAACCGTCATACCGCCAGCCATCTGGGAAATGATGAAATCCGGAGATGCAAAAGATCTTAATGAAATTGATACTTATTTTATGAATAATGAATCCATGTGTAAATTAATAGACTCTTATGATGCCGATGGAAAAACATTGTTTCATCACCTTGCTGAACGAGCCGCGGCTGCAAGTAAAGCAGGAAATCGTGAATTAGCAGATGAACTGAATCTTTTGGCAAATAACCTTATAAGACGAGGCGCTGATCCGTTACTGTCATCCAATAATGCTCAGAAACAAACCCCGTTTGATATTGCAAAAGATTGTAAGGAATTCAAGGAAACATTGGATGAGGCAATACGTGAAAAAATGAATACATCAAAAGATCCCGAAGCAAGAAAAGTTTATAATGATTGGCGCGCTGAACTGTATGGCATGAATGTGAAAGACCGTCAATTTGACACACACCAACCGTCACCTATTACACATCCAAAGCCTGTCACACCCGTCAAGCCAACTTCCGAGGCGGCATCCAAACTGGACGCAGGTCATCAACAGGATAAACGGAAAGTTCCCCACAAAGGCAAGGTCATACGCAATCCTATAAAACTGGTGACATCACTATTCAGAAGTAAAAAACAGGACAAATTAGCAACCGATCATTCTAAAGATTCAGAAAGCAGTTATAAAAACCGTCATTAG
- a CDS encoding APC family permease: protein MNSKVHSGLIRALGLGALIIYGVGDILGAGIYALVGKIAGHAGPLTWLSFAIAMAIVFLTALSYSELGSRIPRSGGVSVYVQEAFDRKWLSICVGLLLFSATVFSMSTLSQAFAGYIKGIGFNLPNWLDVFGFFVILLIINVRGIKQSSVANIISTTIEVSGLFIVLGCGFWYLFKSEHQAIAMSSEAMPGMVDIFQGAALAFFAFTGFEDIANVAEEVKQPERNIPRAILSSLGIAGVLYLTVSWAATAIIPGNVLNQSEAPLLDVVRKSYPAMPIYIFSLIAIFAVFNTTLLNYITASRLLYGMSESRLLPKFLQTVHGKYHTPYIAILLIFPLVLGLGLVGTLKELASSTSAIVLVVFSFSNIALIKIKLAKKKIDAKTFQIPMIIPWLAVILNVIAISFLPFRSLIPAAIFICVGLIISWVSIKFFPT from the coding sequence CTGGGCGCCTTAATTATCTATGGCGTAGGCGATATCCTGGGTGCAGGAATTTATGCTCTCGTGGGAAAAATTGCAGGTCATGCGGGCCCCTTGACGTGGCTGTCTTTCGCTATTGCAATGGCTATCGTATTTCTTACCGCACTTAGTTACAGCGAGCTCGGCAGCCGTATTCCAAGAAGCGGCGGCGTTTCGGTATATGTTCAAGAAGCTTTTGATCGTAAGTGGTTATCGATTTGTGTAGGTTTACTCCTTTTCAGCGCGACTGTTTTCTCCATGTCAACCTTATCGCAAGCGTTTGCAGGTTATATAAAAGGCATAGGGTTTAATTTACCAAATTGGTTAGACGTCTTTGGGTTTTTTGTCATTCTATTAATAATTAATGTGCGCGGAATTAAACAATCTTCGGTAGCTAATATCATAAGTACTACTATTGAAGTAAGCGGGTTATTCATTGTATTAGGTTGTGGATTTTGGTATTTATTTAAGTCAGAACATCAAGCTATTGCTATGTCATCTGAAGCAATGCCTGGTATGGTAGATATATTTCAAGGAGCTGCCTTAGCGTTTTTTGCTTTCACGGGTTTTGAAGATATTGCCAATGTGGCGGAGGAAGTAAAACAACCAGAGAGAAATATACCGCGCGCTATACTGTCTTCTCTTGGCATCGCTGGTGTTTTATATTTAACAGTAAGCTGGGCAGCTACCGCAATTATTCCTGGGAACGTGCTTAATCAATCAGAGGCACCCTTGTTAGATGTCGTCAGAAAATCTTATCCGGCAATGCCCATTTATATTTTTTCACTCATTGCGATTTTTGCGGTTTTTAATACGACATTATTAAATTATATCACGGCATCACGCTTACTATATGGTATGTCAGAATCGCGTTTATTACCGAAATTTTTGCAAACCGTACATGGTAAATATCATACACCTTATATTGCAATTCTTTTGATATTTCCATTGGTTCTTGGACTAGGTTTAGTAGGCACATTAAAAGAACTGGCAAGTTCAACAAGTGCAATCGTGTTAGTCGTGTTTTCGTTTAGTAATATTGCGTTGATAAAAATCAAGTTGGCAAAGAAAAAAATAGACGCCAAAACATTTCAAATTCCTATGATAATTCCCTGGCTAGCCGTCATATTAAATGTGATTGCGATTAGCTTCCTGCCATTTCGCAGCCTCATTCCAGCGGCAATTTTTATTTGTGTGGGATTAATCATAAGCTGGGTATCAATAAAATTTTTTCCTACCTGA